One stretch of candidate division KSB1 bacterium DNA includes these proteins:
- a CDS encoding alpha-amylase family glycosyl hydrolase: MSPMHKSERPALLVRLRHGPQPVLPAKPCEFHVSRQARERYGFDEHLFSASGNVIFPNYHATRVFAQKMNDKRDLVNFPERAVRAGQINAMGLIDEILHYVAGLFREQVNRQVFAQALLWLDERLGAETVAQTLRRFVEDFPPLAVYKGDMAAQEFLQGQSYGVPNREIVLEEMLLLWLANANPAFSPFLELFDDSSLARATAYREMVHSLHEFFERQPRFGPDNQNLVDMLRSPAIAVPHSLSGQLHYMLARWGLLLGKYLYRLLTSLDVIKEEEKLRMAGGPVPTRVFEFSRLVGEPERFSPDREWMPRLVLMAKSTFVWLDQLSKKYQRPITRLDQIPDEELDRLAAWGFTGLWLIGIWERSKASRSIKRLCGNPEAEASAYALYDYEVAAELGGEEALRQLRARCWQRGIRLASDMVPNHMGIDSRWVVEHPEWFISLPYPPFPSYTFSGPDLSSDARMQVYIEDHYYTRTDAAVVFKRVDSATGEVRYIYHGNDGTSMPWNDTAQLNYLKPEVREAVMETILHVAGLFPIIRFDAAMTLTKRHYQRLWFPQPGSGGDIPSRAEHGMTKEQLDQLMPEEFWRQVVDRIAAQAPDTLLLAEAFWLMEGYFVRTLGMHRVYNSAFMNMLKNEENQKYRSVIKNTIEFNPEILKRYVNFMNNPDEQTAVVQFGKGDKYFGVCVMMVTMPGLPMFGHGQVEGFAEKYGMEYRRAYWDEQPDWDLVRRHEREIFPLLTKRYLFADVEHFVFYDFFNPEGQVSENVFAYSNRYHDERALVVYNNALAPARGWIRTSTRFLDVKGSRQLLQKSLGEGLALHAGEDFHVIFRDHVSGLEYLRSAKRFWEQGLYVELAGYQYHVFLDFREVKDDPLRRYAQLEAFLNGSGVPSIEDAMRELFLRPLHEAFAKCISGGTVQQLVAASAAGESEKEAAVAAAVACYREFVAEAGRVLGLEREDATLVERRAGYLQALLHLGELAAHLQRSRSAKARNAAAALAATLQDVPFAWAVLLSWLAVREVGRLCGEGDVAMRSRSFIDDWLLGKEIVATFQQMGFATARAEEGLLMVKILTSHQRWWSDTMPRRGRAHSIMRRLFADEEVQPRLGVNRYQDVLWFNKERFEELVQWLVVIAAVDALADNSQRVAQAAKWLRPHLQVVEQWRKAEQASAYQVERFFANLS, from the coding sequence ATGAGCCCAATGCATAAGTCAGAACGCCCTGCTCTACTGGTTCGCCTGCGCCACGGGCCGCAGCCCGTGCTGCCCGCCAAGCCGTGCGAGTTCCACGTCTCCCGCCAGGCGCGGGAGCGCTACGGCTTTGACGAGCACCTGTTCTCCGCCTCTGGCAACGTCATTTTCCCCAACTATCACGCCACCAGGGTCTTTGCGCAAAAGATGAACGACAAGCGCGACCTGGTGAATTTCCCGGAACGAGCGGTGCGCGCCGGGCAGATCAACGCCATGGGTCTCATCGACGAGATTCTGCACTACGTGGCCGGGCTGTTCCGCGAGCAGGTCAACCGCCAGGTCTTTGCCCAGGCGCTCCTCTGGCTTGACGAGCGGCTTGGCGCCGAGACCGTGGCCCAGACCCTGCGCCGCTTTGTGGAGGACTTTCCGCCGCTGGCCGTGTACAAGGGCGATATGGCTGCCCAGGAGTTTCTGCAGGGCCAGAGCTACGGGGTGCCCAACCGCGAGATCGTCTTAGAGGAGATGCTGCTGCTGTGGCTGGCCAACGCCAACCCCGCCTTCTCGCCGTTCTTGGAGCTCTTTGACGACTCGTCTTTGGCCCGCGCCACCGCCTACCGCGAGATGGTGCACAGCCTGCACGAGTTCTTCGAGAGGCAGCCACGTTTCGGCCCGGACAACCAGAACCTGGTGGACATGCTGCGCAGTCCGGCCATCGCCGTGCCGCACTCGCTCAGCGGTCAGCTCCACTACATGCTCGCGCGCTGGGGGCTGCTCTTGGGCAAGTACCTGTACCGCCTCCTGACCAGCTTGGACGTTATTAAAGAGGAGGAGAAGCTGCGCATGGCCGGCGGCCCGGTGCCGACGCGCGTGTTTGAGTTCTCGCGCCTGGTCGGGGAGCCGGAGCGCTTTAGCCCGGACCGCGAGTGGATGCCCCGTCTGGTGCTCATGGCCAAGAGCACCTTTGTCTGGTTGGACCAGCTGTCGAAGAAGTATCAGCGGCCCATCACCCGTTTGGACCAGATCCCCGATGAGGAGTTGGATCGCTTGGCCGCCTGGGGTTTCACCGGCTTGTGGCTCATCGGCATCTGGGAGCGCAGCAAGGCTTCGCGCAGCATCAAGCGGTTGTGCGGCAATCCCGAGGCAGAGGCGTCGGCCTATGCGCTGTATGATTATGAGGTGGCGGCCGAGCTGGGGGGCGAGGAGGCGCTGCGCCAGTTGCGCGCGCGCTGTTGGCAACGGGGCATCCGCCTGGCAAGTGACATGGTGCCCAACCACATGGGCATCGACTCGCGGTGGGTGGTGGAGCACCCGGAGTGGTTCATCTCCCTGCCGTACCCTCCCTTTCCCTCGTACACCTTTTCCGGCCCGGACCTGTCCTCGGATGCCCGCATGCAGGTGTACATCGAGGACCACTACTACACGCGCACCGATGCGGCGGTGGTCTTCAAGCGGGTGGACTCGGCCACGGGCGAGGTGCGCTACATCTACCACGGCAACGATGGTACCAGCATGCCGTGGAACGACACGGCGCAGTTGAACTACCTCAAGCCGGAGGTGCGCGAGGCGGTGATGGAGACCATTCTTCACGTGGCCGGACTCTTTCCCATCATCCGCTTCGATGCCGCCATGACGTTGACCAAGCGGCACTATCAGCGGCTCTGGTTTCCGCAGCCCGGCTCTGGGGGTGACATCCCCTCGCGCGCAGAGCACGGCATGACCAAGGAACAGCTCGACCAGCTCATGCCTGAGGAGTTCTGGCGGCAGGTGGTGGACCGCATTGCCGCCCAGGCGCCGGACACGCTGCTCCTGGCCGAGGCCTTCTGGCTCATGGAGGGCTACTTTGTGCGCACGCTGGGCATGCACCGCGTGTACAATTCCGCCTTCATGAACATGCTCAAGAACGAGGAGAACCAAAAATACCGCAGCGTCATCAAGAACACCATCGAGTTCAATCCGGAGATCCTGAAGCGCTACGTGAACTTTATGAACAACCCGGACGAGCAGACTGCGGTGGTGCAGTTCGGCAAGGGCGACAAATACTTTGGCGTGTGCGTAATGATGGTGACCATGCCCGGGCTGCCCATGTTCGGGCACGGGCAGGTGGAGGGCTTTGCCGAAAAGTATGGCATGGAGTACCGCCGCGCCTATTGGGACGAGCAGCCAGATTGGGACCTGGTGCGCCGCCACGAGCGGGAGATCTTCCCCCTGCTGACGAAGCGCTACCTCTTTGCCGACGTCGAGCACTTTGTCTTCTATGACTTTTTCAACCCTGAGGGGCAGGTGAGCGAGAACGTCTTCGCCTATTCCAACCGCTACCACGACGAGCGCGCGCTGGTGGTCTACAATAACGCACTGGCGCCCGCGCGAGGGTGGATCAGAACCTCCACGAGGTTCCTGGATGTCAAAGGGTCCAGGCAGCTGCTGCAAAAGTCCTTGGGCGAAGGTTTGGCTCTGCACGCCGGGGAGGATTTCCACGTCATCTTCCGCGACCACGTGAGTGGCCTGGAGTACCTGCGCAGCGCGAAGAGGTTTTGGGAGCAAGGGTTGTACGTGGAGCTGGCTGGGTACCAGTACCACGTATTTCTGGACTTTCGCGAGGTGAAGGACGATCCGCTGCGCCGCTATGCGCAGTTGGAGGCCTTCCTCAACGGTAGCGGCGTGCCTTCCATCGAGGATGCGATGCGCGAGCTCTTCTTGCGCCCCCTGCATGAGGCCTTTGCCAAATGCATCAGCGGCGGCACGGTGCAACAGCTGGTTGCCGCGTCCGCGGCGGGCGAAAGCGAGAAGGAAGCGGCGGTGGCTGCAGCCGTCGCCTGCTATCGTGAGTTTGTCGCGGAGGCCGGGCGTGTCCTTGGCCTGGAAAGGGAAGATGCGACTCTCGTAGAGCGCAGGGCCGGGTACTTGCAAGCGTTGCTGCACCTGGGCGAATTGGCTGCCCACCTGCAGCGCTCCCGTTCGGCCAAGGCGCGCAACGCTGCAGCAGCCTTGGCCGCCACTCTGCAGGACGTGCCGTTTGCCTGGGCGGTGCTCCTCTCCTGGCTGGCGGTCCGCGAAGTGGGTCGGCTTTGCGGAGAGGGGGACGTGGCCATGCGCAGCCGCAGTTTCATCGATGACTGGCTGTTGGGCAAAGAGATTGTGGCCACCTTCCAGCAGATGGGTTTTGCGACTGCCCGTGCCGAGGAAGGGCTGCTCATGGTCAAAATCCTCACCAGCCACCAACGCTGGTGGTCCGACACAATGCCGCGCCGCGGTCGCGCCCACAGCATCATGCGGCGCCTATTCGCCGATGAGGAGGTGCAGCCGCGGCTCGGGGTGAACCGCTACCAGGACGTGCTGTGGTTCAACAAGGAGCGTTTTGAGGAGTTGGTGCAGTGGCTTGTGGTGATTGCGGCGGTAGATGCCCTGGCCGACAATTCCCAGCGCGTGGCCCAGGCAGCCAAGTGGCTGCGGCCCCATCTGCAGGTGGTCGAGCAGTGGCGCAAAGCAGAGCAGGCTTCTGCCTACCAGGTGGAGAGGTTCTTCGCCAACCTGAGCTGA
- a CDS encoding CpXC domain-containing protein: MSASYAQEVELRCGGCSRLLTTRLWLIVDLSEHPELAAKSRDGSLHAFECPHCGETTTADAPLLLYLPSPLGRGVGGEGGVRVLFSPAEGTSPEQDREQAGGLLARLKESLGAGWQDEWLANGLPAVPRPLLPTALSEGLEAVQRKTQEQVPPALRELLAELARRGVEIRSAEDLGRALEAHPDLRETLDRAAQGRDEENPRRVFEQHRALLRRCREVGIAQAFAEITGGGQGPGGLEIPPEFRQDIQRANENEQCYLQTGDLAALNQAAAAWERILDHPAFGAAPERFRLTAWNNAGGVFLRRYWRTGQITDLNRALELWQQAVAATPPDSPDRPAILNNLGTGLSDRYRRTRVVADLEEAIGHWQRAREHLHQAVAAGLEAAT; encoded by the coding sequence ATGAGTGCCAGCTACGCCCAGGAGGTTGAACTGCGATGTGGGGGATGCTCACGCCTGCTGACGACCCGCCTTTGGCTGATCGTTGACCTGAGCGAACACCCCGAATTGGCAGCAAAGAGCCGCGACGGCTCGCTGCACGCCTTCGAGTGTCCGCACTGCGGGGAGACCACGACGGCGGACGCCCCGCTCCTGCTGTATCTCCCCTCTCCGCTTGGGAGAGGGGTTGGAGGCGAGGGCGGAGTCAGGGTACTTTTCTCCCCCGCCGAAGGCACCAGCCCCGAACAAGACCGGGAACAGGCCGGCGGCTTGCTGGCGCGCCTGAAGGAAAGCCTGGGAGCTGGCTGGCAGGATGAATGGTTGGCCAATGGCCTGCCCGCCGTGCCGCGCCCACTTCTGCCCACCGCGCTCAGCGAAGGGTTGGAAGCAGTGCAAAGGAAGACGCAGGAACAAGTGCCCCCTGCGCTGCGCGAACTCCTGGCAGAGTTGGCCCGCCGCGGCGTGGAAATCCGCTCCGCCGAAGACCTGGGGCGCGCTCTGGAGGCGCACCCGGATTTGCGGGAAACACTGGATCGCGCCGCCCAGGGACGGGACGAAGAGAACCCCCGCCGCGTCTTTGAGCAGCACCGCGCCCTCCTGCGCCGCTGCCGCGAAGTGGGCATCGCGCAGGCCTTCGCCGAAATCACGGGCGGCGGGCAGGGCCCAGGCGGCCTCGAAATCCCCCCTGAATTCCGCCAGGACATCCAGCGAGCAAACGAAAATGAGCAATGCTACCTGCAGACCGGCGACCTGGCAGCCCTGAATCAGGCCGCTGCAGCCTGGGAGCGGATTCTCGACCACCCGGCTTTCGGCGCTGCCCCCGAACGCTTCCGCCTGACCGCCTGGAACAATGCAGGCGGCGTTTTCCTGCGGCGCTACTGGCGCACAGGACAGATCACGGATTTAAACCGCGCCCTGGAACTCTGGCAACAGGCGGTTGCCGCCACGCCGCCCGATTCGCCGGACCGGCCAGCAATTCTCAACAATCTGGGCACCGGGCTCAGCGACCGCTACAGGCGGACGCGCGTGGTCGCGGACTTGGAAGAGGCCATCGGCCATTGGCAGCGCGCTCGGGAACATCTGCACCAAGCCGTCGCCGCCGGACTGGAGGCCGCAACCTGA
- a CDS encoding CHAT domain-containing protein, which translates to MAARSGTSAPSRRRRTGGRNLSGQPGLSPAEHAARLAELGKGYAAISEHLKELETRDPEFTVKSLDCPAVADLARAHNLTLVFLVPTNEADLGTVAFVVSPVGGEPEVLRLTGLTRARLHELLFQLPEGGKWGVELLEAGSEYLGWLAAYWLTHLPEARHSRDVAQKAQQVWHTATQRLLEELDAGLMQPLAAQLQALPAHRVVIIPGGNLALVPLHAAPVAEKGRPRGKRRPVPLFGEEFEVSYAPSATVLAGCRQRVREAATRRWLVERVQSADYVELSTHGSFAPGRPERSALLLAHPEGHTAPAWVAGIPVERLPLAELQAGCERLSLDDIWAGRLPLKKGCVMVLDACETGQVEPGEEAEESLGFPAAFLAAGARAVIASLWAVDDFSTSLLMQETYRRMLAGAPPSLALKQAQHWLRTLPKAETLARLDKGIASLVRERKAGAWKRLDRAQRAQVLYRLAGMEERRRTLEEEAEDLPFAHPFHWAAFAVYGA; encoded by the coding sequence TTGGCAGCGCGCTCGGGAACATCTGCACCAAGCCGTCGCCGCCGGACTGGAGGCCGCAACCTGAGTGGGCAACCCGGCCTCTCACCGGCCGAGCACGCGGCCCGCCTGGCAGAGCTGGGCAAAGGGTACGCCGCCATCAGCGAGCATCTGAAGGAACTGGAGACGCGCGACCCAGAGTTTACCGTCAAGTCCCTCGATTGCCCGGCGGTGGCAGACCTGGCCCGGGCCCACAACCTGACCCTGGTCTTCCTGGTGCCCACCAACGAAGCCGACCTGGGCACCGTCGCCTTCGTCGTGTCCCCTGTCGGCGGAGAGCCAGAGGTCCTGCGCCTCACCGGCCTCACCCGCGCCCGGCTGCACGAACTGCTCTTCCAGTTGCCCGAGGGAGGCAAGTGGGGAGTTGAGCTCCTGGAGGCTGGGTCCGAGTACCTCGGCTGGCTCGCTGCCTATTGGCTCACCCACCTGCCGGAAGCGCGCCACTCGAGAGACGTAGCCCAAAAGGCACAGCAGGTGTGGCACACGGCCACACAGCGCCTGCTGGAGGAACTTGACGCCGGACTCATGCAACCCTTGGCCGCTCAGCTGCAGGCGCTCCCCGCCCACCGCGTGGTCATCATCCCTGGCGGCAACCTCGCTCTGGTGCCCTTGCACGCGGCGCCCGTCGCGGAAAAAGGGCGGCCCCGGGGCAAACGCAGGCCTGTGCCGCTGTTCGGCGAGGAATTCGAGGTGTCATACGCGCCTTCGGCCACTGTGCTTGCCGGCTGCCGGCAACGGGTACGCGAGGCGGCCACCCGCCGGTGGCTGGTGGAAAGGGTTCAGAGCGCGGACTACGTGGAGCTGTCCACGCACGGTAGCTTTGCGCCCGGCCGGCCCGAGCGCTCCGCCCTGCTCTTGGCCCACCCCGAAGGTCACACTGCTCCGGCCTGGGTGGCAGGCATCCCTGTGGAACGCCTGCCCTTGGCCGAACTCCAGGCCGGCTGCGAGCGATTGAGCTTGGACGACATCTGGGCTGGCCGCCTGCCCTTGAAGAAAGGGTGCGTGATGGTACTGGATGCCTGCGAGACCGGACAAGTAGAACCCGGCGAGGAGGCCGAAGAGAGCCTCGGCTTTCCGGCGGCGTTCCTGGCCGCAGGGGCCCGGGCGGTCATCGCCTCCCTCTGGGCCGTCGATGACTTTTCCACCAGCCTGCTGATGCAGGAAACCTACCGGCGGATGCTGGCCGGCGCGCCACCCTCCTTGGCGTTGAAGCAGGCGCAGCACTGGCTGCGGACACTGCCCAAGGCGGAGACTCTGGCTCGCCTGGACAAAGGCATCGCCAGCCTGGTGCGCGAGAGGAAAGCAGGAGCCTGGAAGCGCCTTGACCGGGCGCAGCGCGCCCAAGTGCTCTATCGCTTGGCCGGGATGGAGGAGCGCCGCCGTACCCTCGAGGAAGAGGCCGAAGATCTGCCCTTTGCCCACCCCTTCCACTGGGCAGCATTTGCAGTGTACGGGGCCTGA
- a CDS encoding isoprenylcysteine carboxylmethyltransferase family protein yields MTIGRLFFKYRSYTPLPLLVVALVLAKPSLASVLLGLAVALVGESLGLWGVLYAGSATRTTGRVGADRLVTDGPYAHVRNPLYIGNFFLSLGVLIMSWAWMPWLLLVLLAFFAVQYGTIVHEEERFLAERFGSTYAEYCRRVPRLRGFSNTEPSHPVLRKALRSERNSLRALLIVTLLILARWLLL; encoded by the coding sequence ATGACTATCGGCAGGCTGTTCTTCAAGTACCGCAGCTACACCCCGCTGCCGCTGCTTGTGGTGGCGTTGGTCTTGGCAAAGCCCTCGCTGGCCAGTGTGCTGCTCGGGCTTGCTGTGGCGCTGGTCGGGGAGAGCCTGGGGCTATGGGGTGTCCTCTATGCAGGCAGCGCCACCCGCACCACCGGCCGCGTGGGGGCAGATCGCCTGGTGACCGACGGCCCCTATGCCCATGTGCGCAATCCGCTGTACATCGGCAACTTCTTTCTCAGCCTCGGCGTCCTCATCATGAGCTGGGCGTGGATGCCGTGGCTGCTCTTGGTGCTGCTGGCGTTCTTTGCGGTGCAGTACGGCACGATTGTGCATGAAGAGGAGCGTTTCTTAGCGGAGCGTTTCGGCAGCACGTACGCCGAGTACTGCCGCCGTGTGCCCCGGCTGCGTGGCTTTTCCAACACCGAGCCTTCACACCCGGTGCTACGCAAGGCGCTGCGTTCGGAGCGGAACTCCCTCCGCGCCCTGCTCATTGTTACCCTGCTCATCCTGGCCCGCTGGCTGCTGCTGTGA
- a CDS encoding T9SS type A sorting domain-containing protein — translation MVLWREEAPQGNFPLKATVCLPCSTPVVSTLLDSAGGVPLAVAWSSRALYVAAFEDRLGYNWGFRIFRKEEGGPFVSLPFRWAWYWEDTGGMACEGKQTVHLPGQTGTSLGYLVSSDEGRTWVMQKVPEFRPRVYKPKVALLGSLRVLVWLESSRHPLFADCLVAATSKDGSTWGPTVTLATAQPSEIILEPEVVTGSRSFLLVFWHEGNFFQQGGMRCQYSVFDGHSWSDPFVFAPDSAWDISTPRGRIDPVSDVVHLSYSAVYPSGREVVWYATARWATTSVEPDRRSSLPHSLALGFAYPNPFNAGLTVSLQVPAETEATLEVFDLAGRRVAVAWQGRGSGDWTEVRWDGRTAEGVAAPSGLYLLRLSTETSAVRQKVVRLQ, via the coding sequence GTGGTGCTTTGGCGGGAGGAGGCACCACAAGGCAATTTTCCTCTCAAGGCCACTGTGTGCCTTCCTTGCAGCACGCCGGTCGTCAGCACGCTTCTGGACAGCGCTGGCGGGGTTCCGTTGGCGGTAGCGTGGTCTTCGCGGGCCCTCTACGTTGCTGCATTTGAGGATAGGTTGGGCTACAACTGGGGTTTCCGCATCTTCAGGAAGGAGGAGGGAGGCCCGTTTGTCTCCCTCCCCTTCCGGTGGGCCTGGTACTGGGAGGACACGGGCGGCATGGCCTGCGAGGGGAAGCAGACCGTGCACCTGCCTGGTCAGACGGGGACGAGCCTTGGCTATCTGGTCTCCAGTGATGAAGGTCGCACCTGGGTCATGCAGAAGGTGCCGGAGTTCCGTCCGCGAGTGTACAAGCCGAAAGTGGCCCTGCTGGGCAGTCTGCGGGTCCTGGTGTGGCTGGAGAGTTCCAGGCATCCGCTCTTTGCCGATTGTTTGGTCGCCGCCACCAGCAAGGACGGGAGCACATGGGGTCCTACGGTCACGCTTGCTACCGCGCAACCGTCGGAGATAATCCTGGAGCCAGAGGTGGTCACTGGGAGCCGTTCTTTTCTGCTGGTGTTTTGGCACGAAGGGAACTTCTTCCAGCAAGGCGGAATGAGGTGCCAGTATAGCGTATTTGACGGCCACTCGTGGTCTGACCCATTCGTTTTTGCCCCGGATAGTGCATGGGACATCTCGACTCCTCGAGGCAGGATCGACCCGGTCAGCGACGTGGTGCACCTGTCATATTCGGCGGTGTATCCCTCAGGGCGAGAGGTGGTCTGGTATGCAACTGCTCGCTGGGCGACCACCTCGGTGGAGCCGGATCGTCGCTCGTCGCTGCCTCATTCGCTGGCGTTAGGCTTTGCCTACCCGAACCCGTTCAATGCAGGCCTGACCGTGTCGCTGCAAGTGCCGGCAGAGACGGAAGCAACCCTGGAGGTGTTCGACCTGGCAGGGCGACGGGTGGCAGTGGCGTGGCAAGGAAGGGGCTCAGGCGACTGGACCGAGGTGCGCTGGGATGGGCGCACTGCAGAAGGGGTGGCTGCTCCCAGTGGCCTCTACCTGTTGCGCTTGAGCACAGAGACGTCTGCAGTGAGGCAAAAGGTGGTGAGGTTGCAGTAG
- a CDS encoding uroporphyrinogen decarboxylase family protein, translating to MTGKERVLAAIERRKVDRVPWVPWVGVHAAYLLGVSAQRLFTEVDTLVEGVLKGYELYQPDGLPTLFDAQLEAEALGCALVWAEDNPPAVASHPLEEHDLAELRLPEPDQGRYPLALEAARRLVAALGDSTAVFALITGPFTLALHLAGVRIFTDMIDNPDYAKRVLSFASQVCARTAAFYADTGVHVITVVDSLTSQISAQHFRQFVTPFHQPALEVIHRHGRKSGFFACGDATRNVVEMGKVGAHFFGVDENVELAYARQVAEEHGVAFAGNLPLATVMLFGSPEDNYREAVRCMRVAGGQGFFLCPGCDLPFATPPANVQAVTRAVRDFRP from the coding sequence ATGACCGGAAAAGAACGCGTGTTGGCGGCGATAGAAAGGCGCAAAGTGGACCGCGTGCCCTGGGTTCCGTGGGTAGGGGTGCATGCCGCCTACCTCTTAGGTGTCAGCGCCCAGCGGCTTTTCACCGAGGTCGATACCCTGGTGGAAGGGGTGCTCAAGGGCTACGAGCTTTACCAGCCCGACGGCCTCCCCACGCTCTTCGACGCCCAGCTTGAGGCCGAGGCGCTGGGCTGTGCGTTGGTCTGGGCCGAAGATAACCCGCCGGCGGTGGCCAGCCATCCGCTTGAGGAGCACGACCTGGCCGAGCTGCGCTTGCCGGAGCCGGACCAGGGGCGCTACCCCCTTGCCCTTGAGGCCGCCAGGCGCCTCGTCGCCGCCTTGGGCGACAGCACCGCCGTCTTTGCGCTGATTACCGGGCCGTTCACCCTTGCCCTGCATTTGGCGGGCGTGCGCATCTTTACCGACATGATTGACAACCCCGACTATGCCAAACGTGTGCTCTCCTTTGCCAGCCAGGTGTGTGCCCGCACTGCGGCCTTCTATGCCGACACCGGCGTGCATGTCATCACTGTGGTGGATTCGCTAACGTCGCAGATTTCTGCGCAGCACTTCCGGCAGTTCGTGACGCCCTTCCACCAGCCGGCCTTGGAGGTCATCCACCGGCATGGGCGCAAGTCGGGTTTCTTCGCCTGTGGCGATGCCACGCGCAACGTCGTGGAGATGGGAAAGGTGGGTGCTCACTTCTTCGGGGTGGACGAGAACGTCGAGCTGGCCTATGCGCGTCAGGTGGCGGAGGAGCATGGCGTGGCTTTTGCCGGCAACCTGCCGCTGGCCACGGTCATGCTCTTTGGCAGCCCGGAGGACAACTATCGCGAGGCGGTGCGCTGCATGCGGGTGGCCGGCGGGCAGGGGTTTTTCCTGTGCCCGGGCTGCGATCTGCCCTTTGCTACTCCGCCGGCGAACGTGCAGGCGGTCACGCGCGCGGTGCGCGACTTTCGCCCTTGA